A window of Aeromicrobium sp. A1-2 contains these coding sequences:
- a CDS encoding aldehyde dehydrogenase family protein: MTDIANRAQDILDRLGAGNPFVTDGDLVSRSPIDGSELGRLRSHTADEAADMIGRAQAAFEQWRSVPAPVRGQFVRELGELLREHKDDLGALVSIEAGKIVSEGLGEVQEMIDICDLAVGLSRQLHGLTIATERPGHRMMEQWHPLGVIGVISAFNFPVAVWSWNAALAFVCGDAVVWKPSEKTLLTALGCQALATEAGRRAGVPEGLSAVLIGDRTVGAALVDDPRVPLVSATGSTRMGKEVAPRVAARLGRTLLELGGNNAAIVAPSADLDLAVRGIVFSAVGTAGQRCTSLRRIIVHESIKDDLVARLKAAYETLPIGSPLEPTTLVGPLVDQSAFDAFGAAIKQAQADGGDVVTGGTQAAVYGDGFYVHPAIVDMPQQTEIVRAETFAPLLYVLTYTDFAEAMVLHNEVAQGLSSSIFTLDVREAELFMSVVGSDCGIANVNIGPSGAEIGGAFGGEKETGGGRESGSDAWRAYMRRSTNTVNYSTELPLAQGVEFG; the protein is encoded by the coding sequence ATGACTGACATCGCCAACCGCGCACAGGACATCCTCGACCGGCTCGGTGCCGGCAACCCCTTCGTCACCGATGGTGACCTGGTCAGCCGCTCGCCGATCGACGGGAGCGAGCTGGGCCGGCTGCGGTCGCACACCGCCGACGAGGCCGCCGACATGATCGGCCGGGCCCAGGCGGCGTTCGAGCAGTGGCGCAGCGTCCCGGCCCCGGTCCGCGGACAGTTCGTCCGTGAGCTCGGAGAGCTGTTGCGTGAGCACAAGGACGATCTGGGTGCCCTGGTCTCGATCGAGGCCGGGAAGATCGTGTCCGAGGGCCTCGGCGAGGTGCAGGAGATGATCGACATCTGCGATCTCGCGGTCGGTCTGTCGCGCCAGCTGCACGGCCTGACGATCGCGACGGAACGTCCTGGTCACCGCATGATGGAGCAGTGGCACCCGCTCGGGGTCATCGGCGTCATCTCGGCGTTCAACTTCCCGGTTGCGGTGTGGTCGTGGAACGCCGCACTCGCGTTCGTGTGCGGTGACGCCGTGGTGTGGAAGCCGTCTGAGAAGACCCTGCTGACCGCACTGGGTTGCCAGGCGCTGGCCACCGAGGCCGGCCGTCGCGCTGGCGTGCCCGAGGGGCTGTCGGCGGTGCTGATCGGCGACCGCACGGTCGGCGCGGCGCTGGTCGACGACCCGCGCGTGCCGCTGGTGTCGGCGACCGGCTCGACCCGGATGGGCAAGGAGGTCGCACCACGCGTCGCTGCCCGGCTCGGCCGCACTCTGCTCGAGCTCGGTGGCAACAACGCCGCGATCGTTGCCCCGTCGGCCGACCTGGACCTCGCGGTCCGCGGCATCGTGTTCTCCGCGGTCGGCACTGCGGGGCAACGCTGCACCTCGCTGCGCCGGATCATCGTGCACGAGTCGATCAAGGACGACCTCGTGGCGAGGCTGAAGGCCGCGTACGAGACGTTGCCGATCGGCTCGCCGCTTGAGCCCACGACGCTGGTGGGCCCACTGGTCGACCAGAGCGCGTTCGACGCCTTCGGCGCTGCGATCAAGCAGGCGCAGGCCGACGGCGGTGACGTCGTGACCGGCGGCACCCAGGCCGCGGTCTACGGAGATGGCTTCTACGTCCACCCGGCGATCGTCGACATGCCCCAGCAGACCGAGATCGTCAGGGCCGAGACGTTCGCGCCACTGCTGTACGTGTTGACGTACACCGACTTCGCCGAGGCGATGGTGCTGCACAACGAGGTCGCCCAGGGCCTGTCGTCGTCGATCTTCACCCTCGACGTGCGTGAGGCCGAGCTGTTCATGTCGGTCGTCGGCTCGGACTGCGGCATCGCCAACGTCAACATCGGCCCCTCGGGCGCTGAGATCGGGGGCGCCTTCGGCGGCGAGAAGGAGACTGGCGGGGGGCGCGAGTCGGGCTCGGACGCGTGGCGTGCGTACATGCGTCGCTCGACCAACACCGTCAACTACTCGACCGAGCTGCCGTTGGCACAGGGTGTCGAGTTCGGCTGA
- a CDS encoding VOC family protein, which translates to MSREFQVTFDCADPAALAEFWAAALDYAVQAPPRSFDSWDAALEAFGVPPEDWNSRSAILPVDGEGPRLFFQRVPEGKVAKNRLHLDLRVAAGLEGDVRMEALEAEATRLASLGATRAYRVEPAPPMEYGFITMLDPEGNEFCLD; encoded by the coding sequence ATGAGCAGAGAATTTCAGGTGACGTTCGACTGCGCCGACCCGGCCGCCCTGGCGGAGTTCTGGGCTGCTGCGCTCGACTATGCGGTGCAGGCGCCGCCCCGCAGCTTCGACTCGTGGGACGCCGCGCTGGAGGCCTTCGGAGTGCCACCGGAGGACTGGAACTCCCGCTCGGCGATCCTGCCTGTCGATGGTGAGGGGCCACGGCTGTTCTTCCAACGAGTCCCTGAGGGCAAGGTGGCCAAGAACCGGCTACACCTCGACCTCCGCGTCGCGGCCGGACTCGAGGGTGATGTCCGCATGGAGGCGCTGGAGGCCGAGGCCACGCGACTCGCGTCCCTCGGTGCCACCCGCGCCTACCGGGTCGAGCCCGCACCGCCGATGGAGTACGGCTTCATCACGATGCTGGATCCAGAGGGCAACGAGTTCTGCCTCGACTGA
- the recO gene encoding DNA repair protein RecO: MSLYRDTGIVLRVHKLGEADRIITLLTRDRGLVRAVAKGVRKTTSRFGGRLEPFMHVDLQLAEGRSLDIITQAETVNAFAKDLGANYAAYTAGTAMLETAERLVTEDGEPAVPQLQLLVGALRALTEGRMTPSLILDSYQLRALSIAGYAPTFDGCARCAAEGPHRNFHAASGGMLCDDCRVAGSAAPSPFTVTLLAGLLSGDWASVGASDDRSRREASSVVSAYLSWHLERGLRSLTHVDR, encoded by the coding sequence GTGAGCCTCTACCGCGACACCGGCATCGTGCTGCGTGTCCACAAGCTCGGCGAAGCCGATCGCATCATCACGTTGCTCACCCGTGACCGTGGCCTGGTGCGAGCCGTCGCCAAGGGCGTCCGCAAGACGACATCACGATTCGGCGGACGGCTCGAGCCGTTCATGCACGTCGACCTCCAGCTGGCCGAGGGGCGATCGCTCGACATCATCACGCAGGCCGAGACGGTCAACGCGTTCGCGAAGGATCTCGGCGCCAACTACGCGGCCTACACCGCCGGCACCGCGATGCTGGAGACCGCCGAGCGGCTCGTGACCGAGGACGGCGAGCCGGCCGTGCCGCAGCTCCAGCTGCTCGTCGGGGCCCTGCGCGCGCTCACGGAGGGACGCATGACACCGAGCCTGATCCTGGACTCCTATCAGCTCAGGGCGCTGTCGATCGCGGGCTACGCGCCAACGTTCGACGGCTGCGCCCGCTGCGCTGCCGAGGGCCCGCACCGCAACTTCCACGCCGCATCCGGTGGCATGCTGTGCGACGACTGCCGGGTCGCCGGCTCCGCGGCCCCGTCGCCGTTCACCGTGACGCTCCTCGCCGGCCTGCTCAGCGGTGACTGGGCGTCGGTCGGTGCGTCGGACGACCGTTCCCGCCGTGAGGCCAGCAGCGTCGTCAGCGCCTATCTGTCCTGGCATCTTGAGCGCGGACTGCGGTCCCTGACCCACGTGGACCGCTGA
- a CDS encoding fumarylacetoacetate hydrolase family protein has product MRIARFAGDDDPRFGVIGDDNGVPTIAVLNGDPLYAGLNLSGQKIPLADVRLLAPVIPRSKVVCVGKNYAKHAAEMGGEVPAEPLIFLKPNTSVIGPGEPVFYPTQSQDVHYEGELAVVIGRICRDISAADAAKVIFGYTIGNDVTARDLQAKDGQWARAKGFDTFCPLGPWIETDFDPSDVAVTTRLNDEIKQDGRTSDMVFTVPAIVEYVSSFMTLLPGDVILTGTPEGVGPMQVGDDVSVTIEGIGTLTNSVVSREQ; this is encoded by the coding sequence ATGAGAATCGCCAGGTTTGCGGGTGACGACGACCCCCGCTTCGGAGTCATTGGGGACGACAATGGTGTCCCCACCATCGCTGTGCTGAACGGGGACCCCCTGTACGCAGGGCTCAACCTCAGCGGCCAGAAGATCCCGCTCGCCGACGTGCGTCTGCTCGCGCCGGTCATCCCGCGCAGCAAGGTCGTGTGCGTCGGCAAGAACTACGCCAAGCACGCCGCCGAGATGGGCGGCGAGGTGCCGGCAGAGCCGCTGATCTTCCTCAAGCCCAACACCAGCGTCATCGGGCCGGGCGAGCCAGTCTTCTACCCGACCCAGAGCCAAGACGTGCACTACGAGGGCGAGCTCGCCGTCGTGATCGGTCGCATCTGCCGCGACATCTCCGCCGCGGACGCTGCCAAGGTCATCTTCGGCTACACGATCGGCAACGACGTCACGGCACGTGACCTGCAGGCCAAGGACGGCCAGTGGGCGCGAGCCAAGGGCTTCGATACCTTCTGCCCGCTCGGACCGTGGATTGAGACGGACTTCGACCCGTCCGACGTCGCGGTCACGACCCGCCTCAACGACGAGATCAAGCAGGACGGACGCACGTCCGACATGGTCTTCACAGTGCCGGCCATCGTCGAGTACGTCTCGTCGTTCATGACGCTGCTCCCGGGCGACGTCATCCTCACCGGCACCCCCGAGGGTGTCGGTCCGATGCAAGTTGGTGACGACGTCAGCGTGACCATCGAGGGCATCGGCACCCTGACGAACAGCGTGGTGAGCCGTGAGCAGTGA
- a CDS encoding isoprenyl transferase: protein MKRDVRQPVPHSSGATPPNIPIDQVPRHVAIVMDGNGRWAKQRGLPRTAGHEMGEAALFDVVEGGIEIGVKAISAYAFSTENWKRSPDEVRFLMGFNRDVIRRRRDEMHELGVRVRWAGRRPRLWRSVIKELETAEELTQDNDVLTLTMCVNYGGRAEIADAAAALARDVAAGRVNPDKITEKTFARYLDEPDMEDVDLFWRTSGEQRTSNFLLWQSAYAEMVFSDIAWPDVDRRALWVAIEEYAARNRRYGSA, encoded by the coding sequence ATGAAGCGCGACGTACGCCAGCCGGTCCCGCACTCCTCGGGAGCGACCCCGCCGAACATCCCGATCGATCAGGTCCCGCGCCATGTCGCGATCGTCATGGACGGCAACGGACGATGGGCCAAGCAGCGCGGGCTCCCGCGCACCGCCGGTCACGAGATGGGCGAGGCGGCCTTGTTCGACGTCGTCGAGGGCGGCATCGAGATCGGCGTCAAGGCCATCTCGGCCTACGCGTTCTCGACCGAGAACTGGAAACGCTCACCCGATGAGGTGCGTTTCCTGATGGGCTTCAACCGTGATGTGATCCGGCGGCGGCGCGACGAGATGCACGAGCTCGGGGTGCGCGTGCGCTGGGCGGGTCGCCGCCCTCGCCTGTGGCGCAGCGTCATCAAGGAGCTCGAGACCGCCGAGGAGCTGACCCAGGACAACGACGTGCTGACGCTGACGATGTGCGTCAACTACGGCGGTCGCGCCGAGATTGCCGATGCCGCCGCAGCCCTGGCCCGCGACGTCGCCGCCGGCCGGGTCAATCCCGACAAGATCACCGAGAAGACCTTCGCCCGCTACCTTGACGAGCCCGACATGGAGGACGTCGACCTGTTCTGGCGGACGTCAGGGGAGCAGCGCACCAGCAACTTCCTGCTGTGGCAGTCGGCCTACGCCGAGATGGTGTTCTCTGACATCGCCTGGCCCGATGTCGACCGACGAGCGCTGTGGGTCGCGATCGAGGAGTACGCCGCGCGCAACCGGCGCTACGGCTCGGCCTAG